In Fibrobacter sp. UBA4297, the following proteins share a genomic window:
- a CDS encoding FISUMP domain-containing protein — protein MNKKYALAVTTSLLAAEAVFAASSADKTVVACGFDDMFGNSCYWRCPDMEDTFRTEKKDDRCANVLFRCANYPRSFMRSSVGSSEIWVTPDKYNYYFGKLPQEYDCSISEEERIAQASRPTQPPPPNPYASNKYQNTSTYDEARNLLIDNRDGERYSTVKIGGRVWMAENLKFRLPESYCYENNTQNCETYGRLYTWSAANRACPDGWSLPKGDDLNYQDFNLNSFRVIDGGYYVDGERYIDLGNRAFFWLGDDKGGDRADAMSFRGQNLETFAFQGRKANGYSVRCIQNWEAACKDRLGGVMDNAGKTYRTLKVGDQTWMAEDVVLDRLDEMESRNLGRACPRGWHVPEQAEYELLFSKASEFEIHANDKRVRSSRDARENPCSLNFDFKRGYWTSSKNGNEMTYVDWKYNAIREKGTPYFKHGDAYTNKLRCVKDGSSYGIPKPQVKTSQAGAKPAVQANSAKNAANKTVLEKFILQGVTFGVGQSRFTRESSEGLNRLAGHLRNYNGKTIEIVSHTDNLDRPERSRVLALKRAEEVKSYLVTAGLSAQDIVATGKGGDEPLVPNTTPDNRMKNNRIEVFVYSYDAPAQAAKPQQNNAQKATEPAPKKPCKERDMANNKLGECYSYAEGSKDHRRCMAAYKNLLNLANSKCK, from the coding sequence ATGAATAAAAAGTACGCTCTTGCTGTAACGACTTCTCTTTTGGCTGCAGAAGCGGTTTTTGCTGCTTCGTCTGCGGACAAGACTGTGGTTGCTTGTGGCTTTGACGACATGTTCGGTAATTCTTGCTACTGGCGCTGCCCGGATATGGAGGATACGTTTAGAACGGAAAAGAAGGACGATCGTTGTGCCAATGTTCTTTTCAGGTGCGCCAATTATCCGCGTTCTTTTATGCGATCCTCGGTAGGAAGCAGTGAAATCTGGGTAACCCCGGACAAGTACAACTACTATTTTGGCAAACTTCCGCAGGAATATGATTGCAGTATTTCTGAAGAAGAGCGCATTGCACAGGCTTCGCGCCCGACCCAGCCGCCTCCGCCGAATCCGTATGCTTCGAACAAGTACCAGAATACTTCGACTTACGATGAAGCTAGGAACCTTTTGATTGATAACCGCGATGGTGAACGTTATTCCACGGTGAAGATCGGTGGCCGTGTATGGATGGCTGAAAACCTGAAGTTCCGCCTGCCTGAAAGTTATTGCTACGAGAACAATACCCAGAATTGCGAAACTTATGGACGCCTTTACACCTGGAGTGCCGCAAATAGGGCTTGCCCTGATGGATGGAGCTTGCCGAAGGGCGATGACCTCAACTATCAGGACTTCAATCTGAATAGTTTCAGGGTGATTGACGGCGGTTACTATGTCGATGGTGAACGCTATATCGATCTCGGCAATCGTGCATTCTTCTGGCTTGGTGACGACAAGGGTGGTGACCGTGCTGATGCGATGAGCTTCAGAGGACAGAATCTTGAAACATTTGCTTTCCAGGGACGCAAGGCGAATGGTTACTCTGTACGCTGCATCCAGAACTGGGAAGCGGCATGCAAAGACCGTTTGGGCGGTGTGATGGACAATGCCGGCAAGACTTACAGAACGCTTAAGGTCGGCGATCAGACTTGGATGGCCGAAGACGTTGTTCTTGATCGCTTGGACGAAATGGAGTCCCGAAATCTTGGACGCGCTTGCCCGCGTGGCTGGCATGTGCCGGAACAGGCTGAATATGAGCTGCTTTTCTCGAAAGCTTCGGAATTTGAAATTCATGCCAATGACAAGCGTGTAAGAAGCAGTCGTGATGCTAGAGAGAATCCGTGCAGCTTGAATTTTGACTTCAAGCGCGGTTACTGGACATCTTCAAAGAATGGCAATGAAATGACATACGTGGACTGGAAATACAACGCCATCCGCGAAAAGGGGACTCCGTACTTCAAACATGGGGATGCTTATACGAACAAGCTCCGCTGCGTGAAAGACGGCTCTTCTTATGGAATTCCAAAGCCGCAGGTGAAGACTTCTCAGGCGGGTGCAAAGCCTGCGGTACAGGCGAATTCTGCGAAAAATGCCGCCAACAAGACTGTCCTTGAAAAGTTCATTTTGCAGGGCGTGACATTTGGCGTTGGTCAGTCTAGATTCACCCGTGAATCTTCCGAAGGCTTGAATAGACTTGCGGGCCATCTGAGAAACTATAACGGCAAGACGATTGAAATTGTTTCCCATACGGATAACTTGGACCGCCCGGAAAGAAGCCGTGTGCTTGCCTTGAAGCGTGCCGAAGAGGTGAAAAGCTATTTGGTGACGGCAGGCCTTTCTGCGCAAGATATCGTTGCGACAGGTAAGGGTGGTGATGAACCTCTCGTGCCGAATACGACTCCAGATAACCGAATGAAGAACAACCGCATTGAAGTGTTTGTGTACTCTTATGATGCTCCGGCCCAGGCTGCAAAGCCTCAGCAGAACAATGCTCAGAAGGCGACTGAACCGGCTCCGAAAAAGCCGTGCAAGGAACGCGACATGGCGAACAACAAACTTGGCGAATGCTATTCTTATGCGGAAGGCTCGAAGGACCACAGGCGTTGCATGGCGGCGTACAAGAACCTGCTGAACCTCGCCAATTCTAAGTGCAAATAA